The candidate division KSB1 bacterium genome contains a region encoding:
- a CDS encoding T9SS type A sorting domain-containing protein has translation SWARGVSGVADVMIFLLDGVNMKENTKFIRQRKDGLHRGDTNYCQFYYGGQGFYSEPAPFTIDPRTRPTLTNLTFANNTNNGIDLLPGNFNSNLYLDALGTPYTIRRDDIIISPGTQMTISPGVIVKFSGVRDLYVRGALIANGSVDRPIIFTSLKNDAIGGDTNGDGPSLGIPGDWGGILFYDTSDDLLSSLNFCQISFGGQGFYSEAHPLVFDNASPKVQNTTISKSRSHGVFCLGTASPDFGGGSRGSVGQNRFLGYAEVTDKYAFYNDGTATIYAKSNYWGTTDLNTIRRTIYDFSDNPQKGRVIFEPFTTVEDTEAPQVSVLFPNGGETLLHGSTVTLRWNVRDNVGVSKIDVAISRNGGQTFQLLASLSTPQNEYPWTVTPPFSARCLLKVIGYDAAGNMSFDVSDSFFVIDDTSGGVNYPPSTPIPLRPLAGEEMFGRDLLIWQASLDPNPFDEIRYRLEIDNNADFSSPELVEENIDSSRTSAIPQSLNMIAAMAGPNVLAIRLDRLSGFANLQDDVIYHWRLRASDNRNATSAFSDGTARFFMNKVNTPPQAVNAGFSPANGIEVRRARPTISWQAARDPDLSDTPDVLHYRIQLDTDGEFVVNVAIEAQTSSGITYFVPAANLQENARWFYRVKAIDDEGSASPWSAVQSFWVNAVREPPRTFTVVAPANDFVAKSDTVVFQWQATSDPDPFDGLRYVLEWSVDQQFSTTQRLAFPSAVTQTHFIRPDAVTEIFWRLKAVDSDSLATFASNTDRQPRRLRWQTTSVSSKETIPVEFSLSQNYPNPFNPETTIEFALPKFRHVTIRIFNSLGQEIRTLVDTPMPAGHMVVTWDGKDDNGHSVPSGVYIYQMRAGNFVATKKLVVMR, from the coding sequence ATAGCGAGCCTGCTCCTTTCACCATTGATCCGAGAACCCGACCCACTCTGACCAATTTAACATTTGCCAATAATACCAATAACGGTATCGACCTTTTGCCGGGTAATTTTAATTCAAACCTTTACCTGGATGCCCTCGGGACGCCTTATACAATTCGCCGGGATGACATCATCATCTCTCCAGGCACACAAATGACAATCAGCCCGGGAGTGATCGTTAAGTTTAGCGGAGTGCGTGATCTGTACGTGCGTGGTGCACTCATTGCGAATGGCAGCGTCGATCGTCCGATCATCTTTACTTCATTGAAGAACGATGCCATCGGTGGCGACACCAACGGGGATGGACCAAGCCTCGGTATTCCTGGGGACTGGGGTGGTATCCTTTTTTATGATACCAGCGATGATCTTCTCAGCAGTCTAAACTTTTGTCAAATTTCGTTTGGTGGTCAGGGATTTTATTCCGAGGCCCACCCGTTGGTCTTTGACAACGCCAGTCCCAAGGTACAGAACACCACGATTTCTAAGTCTCGGTCTCACGGCGTCTTCTGTCTTGGCACGGCGAGTCCAGATTTCGGCGGTGGCAGTCGCGGCAGCGTAGGGCAAAACCGGTTTCTTGGTTATGCCGAGGTGACCGACAAATACGCTTTTTACAACGATGGCACAGCTACGATCTATGCAAAATCTAATTACTGGGGAACCACTGATCTGAATACGATACGACGGACGATTTATGATTTCTCCGATAATCCGCAGAAAGGGCGAGTCATTTTCGAACCCTTCACCACTGTCGAAGACACCGAAGCACCGCAAGTCTCGGTGCTTTTCCCCAATGGTGGTGAAACCTTGCTGCACGGCAGCACCGTTACGCTGCGCTGGAACGTGCGTGACAATGTCGGTGTATCAAAAATTGATGTTGCAATTTCACGGAATGGCGGACAGACTTTCCAATTGCTCGCTTCATTGAGCACACCGCAAAATGAGTATCCCTGGACGGTAACCCCACCGTTTTCGGCACGTTGCCTTTTGAAAGTCATCGGCTACGATGCAGCAGGCAATATGAGTTTCGATGTTTCTGATAGTTTCTTTGTCATCGATGATACCTCCGGTGGCGTCAATTATCCGCCATCAACCCCGATACCGCTGCGGCCTTTGGCTGGCGAGGAAATGTTCGGTCGTGATTTGCTCATCTGGCAGGCGAGTCTCGATCCCAATCCCTTCGACGAAATTCGCTATCGGCTGGAGATCGACAACAATGCCGATTTTTCTTCGCCCGAGCTGGTGGAGGAGAATATCGACAGTTCACGCACGAGCGCTATCCCCCAAAGCTTGAACATGATCGCAGCAATGGCGGGTCCTAATGTGCTGGCCATTCGACTCGACCGGCTCTCCGGTTTTGCGAATCTGCAAGATGATGTGATTTATCACTGGCGGTTGCGCGCCAGTGATAATCGCAACGCCACCTCGGCATTCTCCGATGGTACCGCCCGTTTCTTCATGAACAAAGTCAACACCCCACCACAGGCTGTAAATGCCGGCTTTTCTCCCGCCAACGGCATCGAAGTGCGCAGGGCCCGGCCGACCATTTCCTGGCAAGCGGCCCGCGACCCCGATTTGAGTGACACGCCGGATGTTTTGCACTACCGCATACAATTAGACACCGACGGCGAGTTTGTCGTAAACGTAGCCATCGAAGCGCAAACCTCGTCTGGAATAACCTACTTTGTCCCAGCCGCCAATCTACAAGAAAATGCGCGCTGGTTCTATCGGGTCAAAGCCATTGATGATGAGGGAAGTGCTTCGCCGTGGTCGGCAGTACAAAGCTTTTGGGTCAATGCGGTGAGAGAGCCGCCGAGGACTTTCACTGTCGTTGCTCCGGCAAATGATTTCGTGGCAAAGTCGGATACGGTGGTTTTTCAATGGCAGGCCACTTCTGATCCCGATCCGTTCGATGGCTTGCGTTATGTTTTGGAATGGAGTGTGGACCAACAATTCTCTACCACCCAACGTTTAGCCTTTCCTTCCGCCGTCACTCAAACACATTTTATTCGGCCAGATGCGGTGACGGAGATATTTTGGCGATTGAAAGCGGTGGATTCAGATAGCTTAGCGACTTTTGCCAGCAACACCGACCGGCAGCCACGCCGCTTACGCTGGCAAACCACGAGCGTTTCAAGCAAAGAGACAATTCCGGTGGAGTTTTCCCTCAGCCAAAACTATCCCAACCCGTTCAACCCTGAGACCACCATTGAATTTGCGCTGCCGAAATTTAGGCACGTCACGATTCGCATATTCAATTCCCTCGGGCAAGAGATTCGTACGCTGGTAGATACACCAATGCCAGCAGGCCACATGGTGGTAACCTGGGATGGAAAGGATGATAATGGGCACTCGGTACCCAGTGGGGTTTATATCTATCAAATGCGAGCAGGAAATTTTGTGGCCACGAAGAAATTGGTGGTGATGAGATAG
- a CDS encoding TerB family tellurite resistance protein translates to MDKFQAAFEVLYFLASVDGYVDKREVDVIFDFLNANFGKINFDPKKVVDVISSMTSEGMVDELEHAALIFKNSSSAQDRMTLLDFALALVAADGKIKDQERDLFFILGNTWNIDLERYFKSKGLS, encoded by the coding sequence ATGGATAAATTTCAAGCTGCTTTTGAAGTGCTCTACTTTCTGGCATCGGTCGATGGCTATGTCGACAAACGGGAAGTGGATGTCATTTTCGATTTCCTCAATGCCAATTTCGGCAAGATCAACTTCGACCCCAAGAAAGTCGTTGATGTCATTTCCAGCATGACGTCGGAAGGCATGGTCGATGAGCTGGAGCATGCGGCACTGATTTTCAAAAATTCCAGCAGTGCCCAAGATCGAATGACTCTGCTGGATTTTGCCCTCGCGCTGGTCGCGGCGGATGGAAAAATCAAGGATCAGGAAAGAGATCTCTTTTTTATTTTGGGCAACACCTGGAATATCGATCTTGAAAGATATTTCAAAAGTAAAGGCCTCTCATAA
- a CDS encoding DUF4177 domain-containing protein: protein MEYKVVPFIADVMAGEGANKAAQQLADLINRHAQEGWKYERLETLVTMVTTPATPEPPGV from the coding sequence ATGGAATACAAAGTCGTACCTTTTATTGCAGATGTCATGGCGGGCGAGGGCGCCAACAAGGCTGCCCAACAATTGGCAGATTTGATTAATCGCCATGCTCAGGAGGGTTGGAAGTATGAGAGGCTGGAAACGCTGGTGACCATGGTTACCACACCCGCAACGCCAGAACCTCCGGGTGTTTAG
- the yidD gene encoding membrane protein insertion efficiency factor YidD, whose amino-acid sequence MRLVIIGLIRIYRQLISPERRRRCLFRESCSAYVERSAREGGSLAAIRALRRRYRCCRPGYGFQFKAETNNWELVCADGSRFSPSEAASHLASEFHVIMQQIKI is encoded by the coding sequence ATGCGCCTTGTCATTATTGGGTTGATACGCATCTACCGTCAGCTTATATCACCGGAGCGCCGCCGGCGGTGTTTGTTTCGTGAATCTTGTTCCGCTTACGTTGAACGTTCGGCTAGGGAGGGCGGCAGTTTAGCAGCGATACGTGCCTTGAGGCGGAGATACCGCTGTTGTCGTCCAGGCTATGGTTTTCAATTCAAAGCCGAAACCAACAACTGGGAGTTGGTGTGCGCGGATGGCTCGCGATTTTCGCCGTCGGAAGCGGCGTCACACCTCGCCAGCGAGTTTCATGTCATCATGCAGCAAATAAAAATTTAA
- a CDS encoding SH3 domain-containing protein has product MTWHEETARRQARNATWLAMLLSGAYLIYNVQDFHSAIGRVVARPYGYVIEIAVALLLASAGLLALNNGKKSGAFWLIVGGALLWYLSPLAFMITLPVPIAWMIARLVFKHYPTKTIWVFIIPLFACLGGWIGEQYLMEARRIFVSRAGKIISQTPPSLPQAKVIAPEGARLRAGPSTQAATVGVIGAGEVITILGEESGWYKVRHQQAGQTRIGYLYHTLAKVEGFIPPRAFPFVGEQESTLPPLPAEISGTMVLAEQQTQLDSSCITAGGKNIGSDLMPQSRHSLLGRWEGTLGKQLLLFVIESFEAGYGLGYSEARWTDSSPPLRMELQVRLNPATLEVTLTQEQKGSLVGTFTGTLSPDGNAMSGQWIFAEDSAQKFDWSVRRSVNVSIKN; this is encoded by the coding sequence ATGACCTGGCACGAAGAAACAGCCAGACGGCAGGCGCGGAACGCCACTTGGCTGGCGATGCTCCTCAGCGGCGCATACCTGATTTATAATGTGCAGGATTTTCATTCCGCCATTGGCCGGGTGGTGGCACGCCCTTATGGGTATGTCATTGAAATCGCCGTGGCATTGTTGCTTGCCAGCGCCGGCTTGCTCGCCCTCAATAATGGGAAAAAGAGCGGGGCATTTTGGCTGATAGTGGGAGGGGCTTTGCTCTGGTACCTCTCGCCGTTGGCTTTCATGATTACACTTCCCGTGCCAATCGCCTGGATGATTGCCCGGTTGGTTTTTAAACACTATCCGACCAAAACCATTTGGGTCTTCATCATTCCTCTCTTCGCCTGTTTAGGCGGTTGGATAGGCGAACAATATCTCATGGAAGCAAGGCGCATATTCGTATCTCGCGCCGGGAAAATAATCAGTCAAACGCCCCCCAGCTTGCCGCAAGCCAAAGTCATTGCCCCGGAAGGAGCGCGACTGCGTGCCGGGCCCTCTACACAGGCGGCGACAGTTGGTGTAATTGGCGCCGGGGAGGTGATCACGATTTTGGGAGAGGAAAGCGGGTGGTATAAAGTACGGCATCAGCAAGCTGGCCAAACTCGCATCGGCTACCTCTATCACACATTGGCCAAAGTCGAGGGATTCATCCCCCCGAGGGCATTCCCATTCGTTGGGGAACAGGAATCAACGCTTCCGCCGCTTCCTGCCGAAATCTCGGGCACGATGGTGCTTGCGGAGCAGCAGACTCAGCTTGACAGTTCCTGCATCACGGCAGGCGGTAAGAACATCGGTTCTGATCTTATGCCTCAGTCCCGGCATTCATTGCTTGGCCGATGGGAAGGAACTCTTGGCAAACAATTGTTGCTTTTCGTCATCGAGTCATTTGAAGCGGGCTATGGGCTCGGCTACAGCGAAGCGCGATGGACGGACAGCTCGCCACCTTTGAGAATGGAGTTGCAAGTCCGGCTTAATCCGGCGACGCTGGAAGTCACGCTCACGCAAGAACAAAAGGGATCACTCGTCGGCACATTTACCGGCACGCTCTCTCCCGACGGCAACGCCATGAGTGGCCAATGGATTTTTGCAGAGGATAGTGCCCAAAAGTTCGACTGGTCAGTGCGTCGTAGCGTCAACGTTTCAATTAAAAACTGA
- a CDS encoding caspase family protein: MIRCTGSKNHKAFLQFVLLLALCRFGSVHSQEQTPAEPYVVHEYKPGFYTGFAFVGYQGREISSDFSTISYRTTATGMMWNYASRYFGLNLNVFRAFAFREFIFDREAAVLMNWAEAGISFPLLRRWQGKGFFSKYSLMLTANTSLFKKLYRQRRDENSAGSSKYIEETFPQIYDFGLEFRRNLILFKVGYLTQIRKYTAAHPEFAQVPSDMSGPYFEIAMGLGFWSKRQESHILHQKEKIEEQASPEMHAEIQFTEPSGNGKLDGGEIGAVKIALENSGKGQARGIEVRLRYLKRKHENLAFSQSIRVDNLAPKSSTTLEVPISADRDAQDDQVEMEVEISGRNFDRITKEIGFAVQEYDATDEPRHTDLQNPDAIAVVIGIRDYQNPQIPAVAYAANDAKVFREYLINTMGVKPDNILPKNPDEPLTAGSFKTLIRRVLPSYIHEGISEVYFYYAGHGAPDPNAKDAFLVPYDCDPNFVNADNAYRLGELYFDLANLKAKHLTIIIDACFSGYGGDGKAIIRNISPVRLQVQNPLMLHPAVTFFTSSQMEQVSNWYPEKRHGLFTYFFLKGLRGKADANGDRKITAGEMKAFLKDPNNGVPYWSKREFQRPQEPVAFSSDPDRVMVDYSGVAVK, from the coding sequence ATGATCAGGTGCACAGGTTCCAAGAATCACAAAGCTTTTTTACAATTTGTTTTGCTATTAGCGCTTTGCCGGTTCGGTTCCGTTCACAGCCAGGAGCAGACGCCAGCGGAACCGTACGTCGTCCATGAATACAAACCCGGATTTTACACCGGGTTCGCCTTCGTCGGATATCAAGGCCGTGAAATCTCCAGCGACTTTTCCACCATCAGCTACCGCACCACGGCCACCGGCATGATGTGGAATTACGCCTCGCGCTATTTCGGGCTGAACCTGAATGTCTTTCGTGCTTTCGCCTTTCGAGAATTTATTTTCGATCGGGAGGCAGCGGTATTGATGAATTGGGCCGAGGCGGGCATCAGTTTTCCGCTGTTGCGGCGCTGGCAAGGCAAGGGCTTCTTCTCGAAATATTCCTTGATGCTGACGGCGAACACCTCGCTTTTCAAAAAGCTCTATCGCCAACGCCGTGATGAAAACAGCGCCGGCAGTTCCAAATATATCGAAGAGACCTTTCCGCAGATTTATGATTTCGGGCTCGAGTTCCGCCGCAATTTGATCCTTTTTAAAGTCGGTTACCTCACTCAGATCCGTAAGTATACAGCCGCACATCCGGAGTTTGCGCAAGTGCCGAGCGACATGTCCGGCCCTTATTTTGAAATCGCCATGGGCTTGGGCTTTTGGAGCAAGCGCCAGGAAAGTCACATTCTTCATCAAAAGGAAAAGATCGAAGAACAAGCGTCGCCGGAAATGCACGCCGAGATTCAATTTACCGAACCTTCCGGTAATGGCAAGCTGGATGGTGGCGAAATCGGCGCCGTCAAAATCGCGCTCGAAAATTCCGGCAAGGGGCAGGCGCGAGGAATAGAAGTGAGGTTGCGCTATCTCAAGCGCAAGCATGAAAACCTCGCCTTCTCCCAGAGCATACGGGTAGATAATCTGGCGCCGAAGAGCAGCACCACTCTGGAAGTGCCGATCAGTGCGGATCGCGATGCACAGGACGATCAAGTCGAGATGGAAGTGGAGATTTCCGGAAGAAATTTCGATCGCATCACCAAAGAAATCGGCTTTGCCGTGCAGGAGTATGATGCCACTGATGAGCCGCGTCACACCGACCTGCAAAATCCGGACGCCATCGCCGTGGTGATTGGCATTCGCGATTATCAAAATCCGCAAATCCCGGCCGTCGCCTATGCGGCCAACGATGCGAAAGTGTTTCGGGAATACCTGATCAATACCATGGGCGTGAAACCCGATAACATCCTGCCGAAAAATCCCGACGAGCCTCTCACTGCGGGCAGTTTTAAAACGCTTATTCGTCGAGTTCTGCCGAGTTATATCCACGAAGGGATTTCGGAAGTTTATTTTTACTACGCCGGTCACGGCGCGCCGGACCCCAATGCCAAAGATGCTTTTCTGGTGCCTTACGATTGCGACCCGAACTTCGTCAATGCCGACAATGCTTACCGTCTCGGCGAATTGTACTTCGATCTCGCCAATTTGAAAGCCAAGCATTTGACCATCATCATCGACGCCTGTTTCAGCGGCTATGGCGGCGATGGCAAAGCGATCATTCGCAACATCAGTCCTGTCCGGTTGCAGGTGCAGAACCCATTGATGTTACACCCGGCGGTGACCTTTTTCACTTCGTCACAGATGGAGCAAGTCTCCAATTGGTATCCGGAAAAGCGTCACGGCCTGTTTACGTATTTCTTTCTCAAAGGTCTGCGGGGCAAAGCCGATGCGAATGGCGACCGCAAGATCACCGCGGGCGAGATGAAGGCCTTTCTGAAAGATCCGAACAACGGTGTGCCCTATTGGTCGAAGCGGGAATTTCAACGGCCACAAGAACCGGTGGCATTTTCCTCCGATCCGGATAGAGTGATGGTGGATTATAGCGGGGTCGCTGTAAAATGA
- a CDS encoding DUF4384 domain-containing protein encodes MFLTPVESSAQHHPRIDTTTTVGLALMENLTPQQARTAALNEARAEAVRIVAGVKIRSESIGVRSESMQEGKTTALQDFFASVNRDVAYGHVVRQEILSEGTVTLATIAGKPPQVYYKVRIRAHVAVEQGEPDPTFSLQVKTNKDIYRENELMTIDIKATQDCYVYVFNVMANDSLLVLFPNLYMQDNRLKADSTLHLMPKGLSLQVSLLPGMQRATELIYVVATRQRYKFAPEWREEDEALRSTVTKSFAFIELPRWLANIPPDQRTDRVAAYEVYRPGR; translated from the coding sequence ATGTTTCTCACTCCGGTGGAGTCGTCTGCTCAACACCATCCTCGGATCGATACGACCACGACCGTTGGTTTGGCGTTAATGGAAAACTTGACGCCACAGCAAGCGCGCACTGCCGCCCTCAATGAGGCCCGCGCCGAGGCGGTGCGCATCGTTGCCGGCGTCAAAATACGCAGTGAGAGCATCGGGGTGAGAAGCGAAAGCATGCAGGAAGGAAAAACCACGGCGCTGCAGGATTTTTTCGCCTCGGTGAACCGGGATGTGGCGTACGGCCATGTTGTTCGGCAAGAGATTCTCTCTGAAGGCACGGTGACGCTGGCGACCATTGCCGGCAAACCACCGCAAGTCTATTACAAAGTGAGAATCCGCGCGCATGTGGCGGTTGAGCAAGGCGAGCCTGATCCGACTTTCAGCTTGCAGGTGAAGACCAACAAAGACATCTATCGCGAAAACGAGCTTATGACCATCGATATCAAAGCGACGCAGGATTGCTACGTGTACGTCTTCAATGTCATGGCCAACGACAGCTTGTTGGTGCTGTTTCCCAATCTGTACATGCAAGACAATCGTTTGAAAGCGGACTCCACCTTGCACTTGATGCCAAAAGGCCTCAGCTTGCAGGTGAGCTTGCTGCCGGGCATGCAGCGCGCGACGGAGTTGATTTACGTCGTCGCCACCAGGCAGCGCTACAAGTTTGCGCCGGAATGGCGGGAGGAAGACGAAGCTTTGCGCAGCACTGTAACCAAAAGCTTTGCCTTTATCGAACTGCCGCGCTGGCTGGCCAATATTCCGCCGGATCAACGCACGGATCGGGTGGCGGCGTATGAGGTGTATCGGCCGGGGAGGTGA